One Nodularia sp. LEGE 06071 DNA segment encodes these proteins:
- a CDS encoding Uma2 family endonuclease: protein MLVQSTLAEQRTVLHNISWETFEALLRDTGEDRGSRLAYDCGILEIMTPLFEHENAKSNFGNFIIALAEELDIEIKSAGSTTLKRRLANRGIEPDNCYYIQNEPAIRGQETLNLEIDPPPDLAIEIDITSSSVNKLGIYAALGVTELWRYNGEDLKFYQLVEGEYIECNFSLAFTLISVSDISRFIQQSKNIGEISLLKSFRAWVREKIQ, encoded by the coding sequence ATGCTTGTCCAGTCAACGCTTGCTGAACAAAGAACGGTTTTACATAACATCAGTTGGGAAACATTTGAAGCCTTGCTGAGAGATACAGGTGAGGATAGAGGTTCTCGGCTTGCTTATGACTGCGGTATTTTAGAAATCATGACCCCACTTTTTGAACATGAAAACGCTAAAAGTAATTTTGGCAATTTTATTATTGCTTTAGCTGAAGAATTAGATATTGAAATTAAAAGTGCTGGTTCCACAACACTGAAGCGGCGATTAGCAAATAGAGGTATAGAGCCAGATAATTGCTATTATATTCAAAATGAGCCAGCTATTAGAGGTCAGGAAACACTAAATTTAGAAATAGATCCTCCCCCTGATTTAGCCATTGAAATTGATATTACCAGTAGTTCAGTTAATAAACTGGGTATTTATGCAGCGCTGGGTGTGACTGAATTGTGGCGATATAACGGGGAAGATTTAAAATTTTACCAGTTGGTAGAAGGAGAATATATTGAGTGTAACTTTAGTCTGGCTTTTACCCTAATTTCAGTTAGTGATATCAGTCGATTTATTCAGCAGAGTAAAAACATCGGCGAAATTTCTTTATTAAAATCCTTTCGCGCTTGGGTGAGGGAAAAGATACAGTAG
- a CDS encoding tetratricopeptide repeat protein, producing MCNGEVNDSIKNSLEQIKPNTITHKFDQSTLGEMVLPQERDHQLLEASNLLDLGVEQQQAGELIAALKSLQQALQMFRAVGNIQQQKQVLSFLALVTYTSGDYQSTISYSQQCLALEQTSPDLLSEMQALSLLGNAYRHLKDYKRAIKYLQRGLKITLQMSNKRSQVAALNNLGLVYKAAGKFAQAIEYQKQSLALVEELDDNWGMEQVLNNIGNTYYALDNYPEAIAYYERCVRIARLFSHIRHASNVLRNLGKACCATGNYGKAILYYEERLQLAKDLKDTRIQEQSLRNLGVTCEALGDYKQAIKYYEERLLLGRQIRDAQIEKQSLASLKFTCEALGDYAKVIEYEEG from the coding sequence ATGTGCAACGGTGAAGTTAACGACAGTATAAAAAATAGTTTGGAACAAATCAAGCCGAATACTATTACACATAAATTTGACCAGAGTACCTTGGGGGAAATGGTACTTCCACAGGAAAGAGATCACCAGTTATTGGAAGCATCCAATTTACTGGATCTAGGAGTTGAACAGCAACAAGCTGGTGAATTAATCGCAGCGTTAAAGTCATTACAACAAGCGCTACAGATGTTTCGGGCTGTTGGTAATATACAACAACAGAAACAAGTACTTTCTTTTTTAGCACTTGTAACCTATACATCAGGTGATTATCAAAGCACAATTTCTTATTCCCAGCAGTGTCTAGCTTTGGAACAGACTAGCCCAGATTTATTGAGCGAGATGCAAGCACTTTCTCTTTTGGGTAATGCTTACCGTCACCTGAAGGACTATAAACGAGCAATAAAGTATTTGCAACGGGGGTTAAAAATTACCCTTCAGATGTCAAATAAGCGGAGTCAGGTTGCAGCATTAAATAATTTGGGATTGGTTTATAAAGCTGCTGGTAAATTTGCTCAAGCGATTGAATATCAAAAACAAAGTTTAGCACTTGTTGAAGAACTCGACGACAATTGGGGTATGGAACAGGTACTTAACAATATAGGTAATACTTATTACGCGTTGGACAATTACCCGGAAGCGATCGCTTACTATGAAAGATGTGTGAGAATAGCCCGCCTATTCAGCCATATTCGCCATGCTTCCAATGTACTGAGGAACTTGGGTAAAGCTTGCTGTGCTACAGGCAATTATGGTAAAGCAATCCTCTATTATGAGGAGCGTTTACAATTAGCTAAAGACCTCAAAGATACACGTATTCAAGAACAATCTCTGAGAAATTTAGGAGTTACTTGTGAAGCATTGGGTGACTATAAGCAAGCAATTAAATATTACGAAGAACGTTTGCTTTTAGGGAGACAAATTAGAGATGCTCAAATTGAAAAGCAATCTTTGGCAAGTTTGAAGTTTACTTGTGAAGCCTTGGGTGATTACGCCAAAGTTATTGAATACGAGGAGGGATAA